Part of the Lolium rigidum isolate FL_2022 chromosome 6, APGP_CSIRO_Lrig_0.1, whole genome shotgun sequence genome, TGATGGTCTCGACGTTCTGGCGCGCGCGGAACGGCGCGAGCTGGTGCATCTGATTCGCGCGAGCGTGGGGAACAtctaggtggcggcgccgctatcATATGGTCGTCGGAGCATTGCCGGCGGCAAGTCCGAGCGGCGGTGGACGGTGAATGACGACGAGGCGGCGCTACGGAGCATGATTGAGCGAGGCTAGGAGTGCTCGCGAGTTGCAGGAGCTCACCGGAAGGCTGTAGGGCTTGGTGGCGAGGCCGGGGATGGTCGTAATCGACGGCGATCGTCGATTTGCTGGCGGTGACCGGCGAAAGGGAACGAGCTCCCTCCGGTGACTGAGGGCCTCCGGGATCGATTCCGCTTGCACATAGAGCTtgtcgaccatggcggtgctaATGGTGGTCACGGAGGGGTCAGGGGTGGTCTCTACCGACGACGACGGCCGGAGTCCGAGCATGTTAGGGTTTCGACGTTTGCAGAGATGAAGAAGAAAATGGGGAATTTAGGGTTAGGTTTCATTCGGCGGTGGCGCGTTGAGCTTTATAGACGCCAGAGAACGGCGGCGAGTATCTTGGCGCGGCCGATGGCGAAGGAGATGCCACCGAGCTGCTTGCCGGAACGGACGAAGACGATGGCCCCTCCCCGCGTGAAAATATCGTGAAGGGGTGAGTTGGGCCAGGCTGCTGGTGGGCTTGGTCTGCTGGGCTGATGCTGAggctgccgaggtgggctgttggtgggctgccacggccaggtaagctaggtaaggtttttctcctccttttctttttctgttttgtaaTTTATCAAATTgaactcatatttgaattctgttatttttggCAGGTGTCTCAATTGTGTTATTTCAATGAGCATGTAATACAATAACTATTTCACCACTTTCTTATTTGTagaaagtattttatatttgattagaTTTAATACATGTAGAATTACTCAAAATAGCTAATGGACATGAGtttattttcttatttaaatttccTTTTCCTTATAGATCAAAACTTTTGGAATGATTAAAGTTAATACTGTTAACTCAAAGTATCTCACAGATTGTTATTagtgcttggtttctatttgaggaatttgTTACTTGTACATGTTTTTATGTGAGTACCAATGGGTTAGGGTTTATAGTTTCTATTATAACCCCCTTATTAGGGTTAATACTTttcattatctttgaaagtatttatgtaggtattatttcaatcatggttgatcttggttacaaggaTTGTTGGTGGATTTGTacacacatggttttaattatgaaatgtagcacaaggtttttcttatgttcaagaattgaagcataagatctgATTAATGTTcaatactagggttctaatgttatttacctaatggcatatggtttggaatctcAATTATAGCCTGGTTTTATATGGTGATCACCATGGTGATGCATAACTAGGTTTAAGATATAGTACTAGAttatagagatgaaatgacaccatattgcatgctagggttgaatctcccctaaccatgataaggtgctggcttacttaacattttatggtctcctctagttactaagatattgagaattggttttatattctaccaattaattaacttatattactatcctcaatttatcattaaagtaactacattgattgtagttcttttttatagttaactttggtcacatggatggatggtttctccccatttagagtatagagtttgactcttaaTGTTTTCTggtggttcttaagtgaaaaataagtggaatgtagatgtggtagaattctacttgtgatcaccaagtgattcacaagtaaaggttgggatataagcatatggttgcttactagggatctccctataatttcatgtggggatgagatctacttatcctagtagggtttaacttatcctcacatacatcaagagcatgatcatggattaggcatgatcaacttgttcttaatatctctaccttaagttcttagggtttatgatcatcactcaatttataatgatcaaggtttggcttcctaaggtatctctcattaattaggtttctcagttccatgatcaagcattgtcttgatcaattaatgtatagcacctctattttactttctaggatagaacttctatgattgcctcattagtttatatcccaggagaatgccaggGATATTCTGCTAGGGTTCTTCTCAAACAATGATGATAGGGTCATCTGggtataagaatagttctctccctcaaatccaagtgttgcctcaactatcttaagtgtaactccatagcttgagttctctcatataggaatggtttattctagggtttatggtgttctcctaatatttatttaggttactgggctaaagattcaattgtctatcttagttggattattccactccttatttcactaagtcatggatatagtcttattccacttggtatttggttatctcaccactccaaggtgaaatggtttacaacccaatgctttagttcaaagattgtcctttatTTCATAATAGGTAaaactagaattgatatgaatgggctctctcacttgggaaggacttcaatactaacttAGGGTTATTCTCCAAGgataattatgtggtcaccaatatctatggttaacataaatgggttctctctctagggaaggtcttgaataatatcctaaggtttctcttaaagatgatggtttgaatataacatcttggaatagaaagatatatatttatagggttgatcttcttgttatgtttccaataatgaagtaaaatgaacaccatgaggttcatggtaggattaaggattagtttaagacatggaaaagataagtgaagaatggtttctcaattattgttacttgatttccaattaattgtaggttcatatgttatggcagggaattccatattatgatcttttataagatcaagcaattgatcattgagtaaagtgttgttgtgttgattattagttccatttgatctaaccccttagatcaaatcatctctacccaaaacaaggttttatcaaagtcacattgaggtttgtagcgcttgacttgatgagctacttcaattccaccaaggtcaagtgaaacttcagttactgtgactgttttactttaaagcgcgaaaattccccagattttctatgcatgaatgcaatgcacacatctgtttcctctatttttgtaaccccaatacctgggatattacaaccagcctggccgaccacctccgacgaagaagaaggccgcctccaccgtcgaacccgaggctgctgccccgggcgtcctcatACCGCGGGAGAATCCCAAGGTCACCCCCTCACACCGGCGAGAAGCGGAGGGGATGGCGCCATCCCACCACCAGCCGCCACCGGTGTGCCGCCGCCGGGAGGCAGGGGAGGCCGCAGCACAGAGGCCACCGTCGCCCCTCCAtcctccgaccgccgccgccccgccatcaCACGGGAGGCCGGaagtccaccaccgccgccccccATCGGGAGGCAGGAAGCCACCGCCGCTGCATCGTGGGGAGGACCCAgccgccgtccccgccgcgcCATGAGGGaagcccaccgccgccgccacgccccgcgacctttgcccggcggcgccgccggcggtggcggcgggaggagctaGGGTTTCTGGGGTGCGGGACGGGAGGGTGGGGTGCGGGACGGGACGGTGAGATCCTGTTTCTCCGTGTGTAGCAGGCTAGCCGGTTGTTATTTATGTAAAACCTTGATCAGTTTGCTCTTCTTGAATTTCATCACTAGTTCAGATTGCCCTTTTTGTCTATGATAGATGGCTCGACCAAGATGCACCTAAAATTTTAAACATGTAAATCTTTTGATTAAGATACTGTGtttcatgtttattttttttgagggaaacatGGCTTTATTGATTACATAACCATAATGTCATTACAAATGATCTCGCGGAGACACTCCGGAGTCACACCACGTGACACACATCTAGAAGAAAATTCACATAAATGAGCCAATGAGTGAGCAACAACATTTGCTCCTCGATAAATATGTTTGAAAGAGCAAGACATAAACGACTTCATCAACTTCTTGATGTCTTCAATGACTGGGCCATTAATAGAACGATCAGTAGTTGAAGAGTTGACACGCTTAACAACTAAGAGGCACTCTGATTGAACAATAACTTTTTCAAAGCCTTCAGATTTAGCAAAGCATAGGGCCTGTCTAGCCGCCATAGCCTCAGCTAGCTCCGGCGATGTGATCCCCTCAAAGTGTTCGCTATAAGTAGCCAAACATGCACCATTGTGGTCTCGGATAACAACGCTACTACCCATCCGAtttgaagcgaagaagattggtgCATCAATATTGACAGCAGTGCAAACCGGCGGCGGAGACCATTTAACAATTATCCCTGACAATTTTCATCTCCTCCCAATAAAGGAAACTCATCCCTCTTCAGACCATTTCCTCCTTTCGTTGTGTGTGTTCCCCATCCTCCCGCTTAAGCTTACAACTATGgccatggtcaaattgaaggttgAACCCGGTAATTCTTTGTGCCACCAAACATAAGTGTTGTGCGGGTCAAGGATGATGATATTAGGCTCATCGGATTTAGTTGCAATCAAACTGTTTTAAACTTCACCAACTGTAAATCTCGAAACATACAATATGGCGGAAAAGGGACCAGACCAAGTGCAAGGCACCCAAGGCCGGCCAGCAAAAACGACCAGAGAGATGCAGTCAAAGTCGTCGCCCAGTATCTTTTTTTCGAGAGCATGCGATCGATGGCCGAGATGCGAACATCCGGCCATGGTACCCCACTCCACACACACTCCCCCTCCGTTTAAACCTACTCTCTCACATGATCTCACATGCTCCACTCCTCCTGGACATGATCTACAATTTGGAGTGTGCTCCCAGATGCAGTCAAAGTCGTCGCCCAGTATCACTACGCAACCCTCCATTAGGTAGGTGCACCGCCACCCTGGCCCCTGCATCTGCTTCATTCTGTGCAGTGCAGTAGTCTTCTACCACCGTCCGCCGCCATGAAGTACTTCtcgctcgtcctcctcgtcgtccttgcGGGGTCGCCCTTGTCCACCACCGCAAACGTCATGTGCGACGGAGATGGCAGATACACGGCCAACAGCACCTACGAAGCCAACCTCCGCCGCCTCGCATCAGCAATGTCGGCCGAGATCTCCTCCACGCCCCAAGGTCAAGGTGATCTCGCTCTCGGGTACTGGCCTAACCGGCTGCGAGCCACCTGGACATGCTACGGCGGCAGCTCGTCGTCCTGCTCCGCGTGCATCGCTGCCGGCTTCCAGGAATCGGAGGCAGAGTGCCCCTACAGCAAGGAGTTCTTCTTCGACGATGGCGACTGCTGCCAGCTCCAAGTCGCCAACTTCCTTGCTTTCGAGCGCTTCTTCCGTGAGTCCTGTCCTGGCATCATTCTTCAGAAGATAACCCTCGATTCTGAAATGAATTGAAGTTTTTATGCATTGCGTTTCGCAGGCTCCACCACTCTGACAGAAAGCATGGCTTTGGTAATGGCGCTCCAAGCAGTAGCGTTTGCATATCTTCTCATCTTGTTTCTGCAGGGATGGCGTCATAGGTCTTGATGTAAGTTTCTGAAGCTTCTGGATTCAATTGCACTCTATATTTATCTATATCAGTAAAACAGTAATGCGCCATCGGATAAATGAACAAATTAAAGCTACACCAGTTTTTCACTTGCACTTTTCTCATTTGATAACGATTTTCTTAAGGTGTAGTATCTTGGAGTCCTGCTTAATTAGGGTATATGATTTTCAAGAAAACAGGCTTCTTGTGCCTACTTAAATACAATTGGGAAGGTAAAATGCTATTCTTAAAATTTACGCACCTTTCTGACTGGAAGTAGACATAAAGAACGTTTGAACCCTGTCTCCTGCTTGAGCCATGGCTAAGCACTGCTCCCAAGTTCCCACTACATATATTACGTCGAGTGGTATGAAAGCATACAAATTTGATTCAGTTCCTCTTACATGGTGCAGGCGTTCCAGTCCTCTTCCATCAGCAGATAAATATTTTTTATAAACTTGGTACAATTTCAGCACCGACAGGAATATAACTTGTATGCTTGAATAAAATATGTATGTTTTCCATAAAGCTTGAGAGGTTTCACGATCCGCCTTTTGTCTCCCCAAAGATACAAACAATTTAGACTACCCACTTCGCTTATTATGTTTGTGGTTAGTGATTATGTTGTCTATATATGCTCCAAGGTTCCCTTTTCACTGAAATTTTGGTGATTTATTGGGCACGGAAATTACAAGTTTTACCGCAGTTGCAGTTTTAGAAACGGTCTATTTACTTTGATCTAACGAAGGTAAAGTAGGCGGTATCAAGTATTATGGGAGCGTTACCCTAAACCGGACCGCTAGGATTGCTTATATATTAGACAGAGATTACATACGGTTACAATACGGTGTTACTTCCGTATACAATACAGATAAGTTATGATCTGTAGAAAACAGTTATGCGCCATCGGATAAATGAATGAACTTGAAGCTACACCGATTTCAACTTGCACTTTTCTCATTTGATAACGATTTTATTAAGGTGCAGTATCTTCGAGTTCTGCTTAATTAGGGTACATAATTTTTCAGAAAATAGGGTTATTCTGCCTACTTGAATACAATTGGGCAATGTAAAATgcaggttttttttttctctaacTATGTTGTTCTTAAAATTTACGCACCTATAGGTAGACATTAAGAACATTTGAACCCTATCTCCTGCTTAAACCATGGCTAAGCACTTGCTGCCAAATTTCCACCGCATATATTACGGCCCGCACTAGCCGTTGGTCGCCGGATCTGGATAGCTAAAATCGGTTGCTCCAGTACCCGTCCGATCGACATCTCACGGTCAGAAACTAGCACGTCGAACTCTGCTGCTGGGTAGAGATCAGGTCGCTTTCGCTgtagccttagagcatctctagcagagcccgtaaacatgCGAACTGCAAAAAGCGAGTTTAGTCcactgaactcgtgtttacgggtcgaaAAAATATCGGCGCACATCAGAACCCCTAAAATAAAATTGTAAAAGAGAATATTCCTAAATATGTTACATGTATTTTTCCCTGGCCAAATCATTCTTCTTCCTCAGCTCTGCAGGCTTGCTCAGGCCAATCACCCCGCTCCGGCCACCCACCCTGCCCCGCTCCGGCCACCCACCCCAGCCCCGCCACGTCCCGCCCGGCGCCGCCCCGCGCCACCGCGCTAAGCCGCCCCGACCCGGCCTGACTCCGCTCCGAGCCGCCCCGGCCTGGCTCCGTCCCACGCCGGCCCGTCCTGTGCCGCGATGCCCCGGCCTGGCCTCACCTTGCCCCGGCCCGGCCTTGCCCCGCgccgcctgatgacccacaagtataggggctcgcaacagtcttcgagggaagtaaaacccaaatttattgattcgacacaaggggagg contains:
- the LOC124659031 gene encoding cysteine-rich receptor-like protein kinase 10, translated to MKYFSLVLLVVLAGSPLSTTANVMCDGDGRYTANSTYEANLRRLASAMSAEISSTPQGQGDLALGYWPNRLRATWTCYGGSSSSCSACIAAGFQESEAECPYSKEFFFDDGDCCQLQVANFLAFERFFRSTTLTESMALVMALQAVAFAYLLILFLQGWRHRS